One part of the Sphingobacterium sp. LZ7M1 genome encodes these proteins:
- a CDS encoding FAD-dependent oxidoreductase: MGEVKNILEPARETPVRMEVDVLVVGGGPAGIIAAQAAASDGLKVALIDNRSFVGGNMTIGLPILGFLGQKGNQIIKGLPQKFIERLKEVDAASEHRPCPLHMSLTLVEPEAVKNVGLKVLEEAGVKVLLYVFSAGVVMEGDELKGVIIESKSGREVILAKTVIDCTGDADVAYKAGVECEQGNDVGGAQPPTLMFCMAGVDTDKLRMSIAEEPRTYLTDFIPAEYFGQNHQFIVVGLRSVMEKARQAGYHLPVERTILITGLREGEVWVNMSRINGVDGTNPESLTFGEIEGRRQVEEIQRYLVDFVPGFEDAHFTKMAPFLGIRETRRIVGDYVMTADDILTCRRFDDAVAVASYPLDIHHPEGGGCTLTWCGDSYDIPYRSLVPKKVKNLLVAGRSISTTHEAMSAIRVMAPCMAMGEAAGRAAKLAVRHGVSPADVNVEELRAELINSGAYLGEDLTATV; encoded by the coding sequence ATGGGAGAAGTTAAGAACATTTTGGAGCCTGCAAGAGAGACTCCTGTTCGTATGGAAGTTGATGTTTTGGTTGTTGGCGGCGGTCCTGCTGGTATTATTGCTGCTCAGGCTGCTGCATCAGACGGGTTAAAGGTTGCCTTGATTGACAACCGTAGCTTTGTTGGTGGGAATATGACCATCGGTTTACCGATCCTAGGTTTCTTGGGGCAAAAAGGAAACCAGATCATCAAGGGTCTTCCACAGAAGTTTATAGAACGCTTGAAAGAAGTGGATGCAGCCTCAGAACACCGTCCATGTCCACTGCACATGAGCTTGACCTTAGTGGAACCGGAAGCAGTGAAAAATGTTGGCTTGAAGGTTTTGGAAGAAGCTGGCGTGAAAGTACTGCTTTATGTTTTCTCTGCTGGTGTTGTGATGGAAGGCGATGAGCTGAAAGGTGTAATCATTGAGAGCAAATCTGGAAGAGAGGTCATTTTGGCGAAAACGGTCATTGACTGTACCGGAGATGCTGATGTTGCCTATAAAGCAGGGGTGGAATGCGAGCAAGGAAACGATGTTGGTGGTGCCCAGCCTCCGACCTTGATGTTCTGTATGGCTGGAGTGGATACAGACAAATTGCGGATGTCCATTGCTGAAGAGCCAAGAACTTATTTGACTGACTTTATACCAGCGGAATACTTTGGGCAAAACCATCAGTTTATCGTGGTTGGTCTTAGGAGTGTGATGGAAAAAGCACGTCAAGCTGGCTATCACCTTCCGGTTGAACGTACGATTTTGATCACCGGTCTTCGTGAAGGAGAGGTTTGGGTAAATATGTCCAGGATCAATGGCGTAGATGGAACTAATCCAGAAAGTTTGACTTTTGGGGAGATTGAAGGTCGCAGACAGGTGGAAGAGATTCAACGTTATTTGGTGGATTTCGTTCCTGGGTTTGAAGATGCACATTTCACTAAAATGGCTCCATTCCTGGGAATTCGTGAGACTCGCCGTATCGTTGGAGATTATGTGATGACTGCAGATGATATCTTGACCTGCCGTCGTTTTGATGATGCCGTTGCTGTGGCAAGTTATCCATTAGATATCCATCATCCTGAAGGTGGTGGCTGTACCTTGACCTGGTGTGGCGATAGTTATGATATTCCATACCGTTCTTTGGTACCTAAAAAGGTAAAGAATTTATTGGTGGCTGGACGCTCGATTTCAACGACGCATGAAGCTATGTCTGCCATCCGTGTGATGGCCCCATGTATGGCGATGGGTGAAGCGGCGGGGCGTGCGGCTAAACTAGCGGTTCGTCATGGCGTAAGCCCGGCAGATGTCAATGTGGAAGAGCTAAGGGCAGAATTGATCAATTCAGGGGCATATTTAGGAGAAGACCTAACGGCTACCGTTTAA
- a CDS encoding NAD(P)-dependent oxidoreductase — MKVLLTAPYENEKALNELKGLFDEVIYRSWKPNGRAYNPAELKALLKETGVDALISEHDEITEEVLRENPNLKFVGICRGTPSNIDLKVATELGIPVFNTPARNAQAVAEMFIANVITLMRNTVPAIDWLEGKNWGEGAHTSYLQFKGNELAGKKVGMVGFGAVGQHIARMLVNFPCEIYYFDPYFTDPNTDFKKVELEELFATCDVVGIHLPVTPETTGMIDKKYLSLLNKDAIFVNTARATVVNREDLLEVIEGGQIRGAVLDVFYNEPPDEIDYKMILNKNVIATPHIAGATHEVEDHHAFIMNNNLREFFHKGNKSIKQLVNKAVLENTSIS, encoded by the coding sequence ATGAAAGTATTGCTAACTGCGCCTTATGAGAACGAAAAAGCTTTGAATGAATTGAAAGGTCTTTTTGATGAAGTCATTTACCGTTCATGGAAACCAAATGGACGCGCCTATAATCCAGCAGAACTAAAAGCGTTATTGAAGGAGACAGGGGTTGATGCCTTGATTTCCGAACATGATGAAATCACAGAGGAGGTATTGCGTGAGAACCCGAACTTGAAATTTGTCGGCATATGCCGTGGTACCCCATCGAATATCGATTTGAAGGTCGCTACAGAATTAGGTATTCCCGTATTCAATACTCCGGCAAGGAATGCACAGGCAGTCGCAGAGATGTTTATTGCTAATGTCATCACTTTGATGAGAAATACCGTTCCTGCTATCGATTGGTTAGAAGGAAAAAACTGGGGAGAAGGAGCGCATACTTCTTATTTACAGTTCAAAGGAAATGAGCTTGCAGGGAAAAAGGTCGGTATGGTCGGATTTGGTGCCGTAGGACAGCATATTGCAAGGATGTTGGTTAACTTTCCTTGTGAGATCTATTATTTCGATCCTTATTTTACAGATCCTAATACAGATTTTAAAAAGGTTGAATTAGAAGAATTGTTCGCTACTTGTGATGTAGTAGGCATCCATTTGCCCGTTACGCCAGAGACTACAGGAATGATAGACAAGAAATATCTTTCATTGTTGAATAAAGATGCGATTTTTGTGAATACAGCGCGTGCGACGGTTGTCAATCGTGAAGATTTATTGGAAGTGATCGAAGGTGGGCAAATCCGTGGTGCCGTTTTGGATGTATTCTACAATGAGCCACCAGATGAGATTGACTACAAGATGATCCTGAACAAGAATGTCATTGCAACGCCGCATATCGCTGGTGCTACCCATGAGGTAGAAGACCACCACGCATTTATCATGAACAACAACCTTAGGGAGTTTTTCCATAAGGGTAATAAATCTATCAAACAGCTTGTCAACAAAGCAGTTTTAGAGAACACATCAATTAGCTAA
- a CDS encoding histidine phosphatase family protein, with amino-acid sequence MITICLLRHGETAYNAEGNKYCGRTDIPLTEKGLSQAKRMNELLKDYSFDQIFCSPLQRAKNTAEIASGRPDVVQVDERLIEVDFGQWEGKRSEDFIAEDPNSWYNWLSDPASFEAGRTGENASQVINRLESFYAELLEKYDGQTILVVGHNGVNRLFMAQQLGMPLKNYRRIVQENSALTLITLDKHSGFNLLKLNA; translated from the coding sequence ATGATAACAATCTGTCTTTTGAGACACGGAGAAACTGCCTATAATGCAGAGGGAAATAAATATTGCGGACGGACTGATATTCCTTTAACGGAAAAAGGGCTTTCCCAAGCCAAGCGAATGAATGAGCTGCTTAAGGATTACAGTTTTGATCAGATCTTTTGTTCTCCATTGCAACGAGCGAAAAACACCGCGGAGATTGCTTCCGGAAGACCCGATGTGGTTCAAGTCGATGAACGCTTGATTGAAGTCGATTTTGGCCAATGGGAAGGCAAGCGATCTGAAGATTTCATTGCCGAAGATCCAAATTCATGGTACAACTGGTTGTCAGATCCAGCAAGCTTTGAGGCTGGAAGGACGGGTGAAAATGCAAGCCAAGTGATCAATCGTTTGGAGAGTTTCTATGCTGAGCTGTTGGAGAAATATGATGGGCAGACCATTTTGGTGGTCGGACATAATGGAGTGAACAGACTGTTCATGGCGCAACAGCTGGGTATGCCTTTAAAGAACTATAGAAGGATCGTGCAAGAGAACTCTGCATTGACCTTGATAACATTAGATAAACATTCAGGTTTCAATTTGTTAAAATTGAATGCTTAA
- a CDS encoding glycerophosphodiester phosphodiesterase family protein gives MKKSHLVLFTLIAMMQASPAFSQKLHKLNFKTVEEMYEYFKYQPGKKIISGHRGTIEEQMPENSIPSMEAVLKHTSAIFEVDPRLTKDGVPVMVHDATLERTTSGKGKVADFTWKELQALKLKDHQGNPTKYKINTLEEMIKWAKGKTVLNLDKKDLPMEMTAEIIRKHNAYAWVWVTVHNVEQAKFYLDKNPKQYLSMHIKTEKDLEAFKASGLPYDRMIVYIGPEIKPSNQAMYTFFKEKGVLCMISTAPTYDKLATVEERAEKYRAVFADGATVLESDLPIEVSKAIK, from the coding sequence ATGAAGAAATCCCATTTAGTCCTATTTACTTTGATCGCTATGATGCAGGCTTCTCCTGCATTTTCCCAAAAACTGCACAAACTCAATTTCAAAACTGTTGAGGAAATGTATGAGTACTTCAAGTATCAACCAGGAAAGAAGATTATCTCCGGACATCGGGGGACCATTGAGGAACAGATGCCAGAAAATTCCATTCCTTCCATGGAGGCAGTCCTAAAGCATACCTCCGCAATCTTTGAGGTTGATCCACGTTTAACCAAGGATGGCGTGCCTGTCATGGTACATGATGCCACGTTGGAACGTACGACCAGCGGAAAGGGAAAAGTAGCTGATTTCACATGGAAAGAGCTTCAGGCATTAAAATTAAAGGATCATCAAGGTAACCCTACCAAGTATAAGATCAATACATTGGAGGAGATGATCAAATGGGCAAAGGGCAAGACGGTGCTAAACTTGGATAAGAAGGATCTCCCGATGGAAATGACGGCTGAAATCATCCGCAAGCATAATGCCTATGCTTGGGTTTGGGTTACAGTTCACAATGTGGAGCAGGCCAAGTTCTATTTGGATAAAAATCCCAAACAATATCTGTCCATGCACATCAAGACAGAAAAGGATTTAGAAGCCTTTAAGGCCTCGGGGCTTCCTTACGATCGAATGATCGTTTATATCGGACCTGAGATCAAACCTTCGAACCAAGCCATGTACACTTTCTTTAAGGAAAAGGGCGTGTTATGCATGATATCAACAGCACCTACATACGATAAGTTGGCAACGGTTGAGGAACGTGCTGAAAAGTATAGGGCTGTTTTTGCAGACGGAGCAACTGTACTGGAATCAGACTTGCCGATTGAGGTCAGCAAAGCTATAAAGTAA
- a CDS encoding FGGY-family carbohydrate kinase, translated as MSTYFFGLDVGTQGARVVLVDEKGELLASDSRKFQLDDKFREEQSPLLWWNDCKEMLSKLIQKLPDNIDKKDILAISVTSTSGTVIPLDNQNQPLHSAIMYSDPRSAEQGKRIKVIAERNVPHGYTGFNASSGISKMLWYIETYPEKVQDIAQWIHASDFLVGKLCGNYQVTDYTNVLKSAYDLEKLEWPTYVTEEIGLKGEWLQEVVPSGTVVGSLLPALAEEWGVPEIKVVVGMTDGCATQMASGAVKPGTWNSTIGTTLVIKGVTKNNVVDPLGRLYSHRHPEGYWMPGGASNTGADWISLQFAEGLEELNQEASHLIPTNELAWPLLQEGERYPIMASHAKGFAPDNISREKLFAANLEGVAFIEKLAYDIIEELSGEKIDAVYSAGGGSNSDVWLKIRASALNVPIYNCKEASGAFGAAIMAASNTFYQTLTEASEHMTAIEKMVDPDPQLHASYQVQYKDFKNKLKDLNYL; from the coding sequence ATGAGTACATATTTTTTTGGATTAGATGTCGGGACCCAGGGGGCGAGGGTCGTTTTGGTGGATGAGAAAGGTGAATTGTTAGCATCTGATTCCCGAAAATTCCAATTGGATGATAAATTCCGTGAGGAGCAATCGCCATTGCTTTGGTGGAATGATTGTAAGGAGATGTTATCCAAGCTGATCCAGAAACTTCCAGATAACATTGACAAAAAAGATATCCTTGCTATCTCCGTTACCTCAACATCAGGAACGGTCATACCTTTGGATAACCAGAACCAACCCTTACATTCCGCCATCATGTACAGCGATCCCCGGTCAGCTGAACAGGGAAAGCGAATCAAAGTGATCGCAGAAAGAAACGTGCCACATGGCTATACCGGATTCAATGCATCCAGCGGAATCAGCAAAATGCTTTGGTATATCGAAACCTATCCTGAAAAGGTTCAGGATATCGCACAATGGATCCATGCTTCAGATTTCCTCGTAGGGAAACTTTGCGGAAACTACCAAGTGACCGACTATACCAATGTGTTGAAATCCGCTTATGATCTGGAGAAACTGGAATGGCCTACTTATGTAACCGAAGAGATCGGCCTAAAAGGAGAGTGGTTACAGGAAGTAGTACCCTCAGGAACCGTGGTGGGATCACTATTGCCAGCCTTGGCTGAGGAATGGGGTGTTCCCGAAATCAAGGTGGTCGTGGGCATGACTGATGGCTGCGCTACACAAATGGCTTCAGGAGCTGTCAAGCCTGGTACTTGGAACAGCACGATTGGAACAACCCTTGTAATCAAAGGCGTAACGAAAAACAACGTCGTAGATCCATTAGGCAGATTATACAGCCATAGACATCCAGAAGGTTATTGGATGCCAGGAGGAGCCAGCAATACAGGTGCAGATTGGATTTCTCTACAGTTTGCAGAGGGGTTAGAAGAACTCAACCAAGAAGCTTCGCACCTGATCCCGACCAATGAGTTGGCTTGGCCACTACTCCAAGAAGGAGAGCGATATCCCATTATGGCTTCCCATGCCAAGGGATTTGCTCCCGACAACATCAGCCGTGAGAAGCTGTTTGCTGCAAATCTGGAAGGAGTAGCTTTTATAGAAAAGTTAGCATACGATATTATCGAAGAGCTTTCAGGAGAAAAGATCGATGCGGTTTATTCTGCAGGAGGAGGCAGTAACAGTGATGTCTGGTTAAAGATCAGGGCTTCTGCGCTGAATGTGCCCATCTACAATTGCAAAGAGGCAAGCGGTGCCTTTGGTGCAGCTATCATGGCCGCTTCCAATACCTTTTACCAGACCTTGACCGAAGCATCAGAGCATATGACAGCCATTGAAAAAATGGTGGATCCAGATCCTCAGTTGCATGCTTCCTACCAAGTACAGTACAAAGACTTTAAAAATAAATTGAAAGATTTAAACTATTTATAG
- a CDS encoding FGGY-family carbohydrate kinase yields the protein MATKEAYLIVDIGTGNARVAVCAIDGEILSIKRENVHYETDTQYEDSIFFNPEELWSQILKLSKEALAEAGAVKINAITATSQREGIVVVDQEGKPLLGMPNIDHRGRKWEIDLQDKDLVYDLSGRYPTSLFSAFKLVGVREVYPELFEQIACVMSISDWIQFQFSGVAGYEHSQASETLLYDVAKKSWSQELLDQFNLSSSILPDLKDSGSILGDIKAGVSTAFGINPAAVVVVGGGDTQLAIRSMEPSANDVVIVSGTTTPIIKIVDSYEKDAEQRTWTSRHIDADNFILEANAGVTGLNYQRLKEIFYPNEGYDVIEKELEDATYSQCVASLGSLIADEEEPLTKGGFIFNAPVSHQLTRGSFVFAILWDIACSIYENYKFLSVVSPHQESYIWACGGGVESRKLRQFIANLFGKSIKIRDTFRQASVLGGVFLCNDALGVKNVSPELLEEIHPKDHEEFEKLYQEWKNARKTFKEVVS from the coding sequence ATGGCAACAAAAGAAGCTTATTTAATCGTCGACATCGGCACAGGAAATGCACGCGTTGCAGTATGTGCTATCGATGGCGAAATCTTAAGTATCAAAAGAGAAAACGTTCATTACGAAACGGATACTCAATATGAAGACTCCATCTTCTTCAATCCTGAAGAGCTGTGGTCACAGATCCTGAAGCTTTCGAAAGAAGCATTGGCCGAAGCTGGAGCGGTGAAGATCAATGCTATCACAGCAACTAGCCAAAGGGAAGGTATTGTGGTGGTTGACCAAGAAGGAAAGCCATTGCTCGGCATGCCTAATATCGACCATCGAGGAAGAAAATGGGAAATCGACTTACAAGATAAAGATCTTGTCTATGATCTTTCTGGTCGTTACCCTACATCATTATTTTCTGCTTTCAAGCTTGTCGGAGTAAGGGAAGTATATCCAGAACTATTTGAACAGATTGCCTGCGTAATGAGCATCAGTGACTGGATCCAATTCCAGTTTTCAGGGGTTGCAGGATACGAGCATTCTCAAGCTTCTGAAACCTTGTTGTACGATGTGGCAAAGAAATCATGGTCCCAAGAATTATTGGATCAATTCAACCTATCCTCTAGCATCTTACCAGATTTGAAAGATTCAGGATCGATCCTGGGCGATATCAAAGCAGGCGTCTCGACCGCTTTTGGTATCAATCCAGCGGCAGTAGTAGTCGTTGGTGGAGGGGACACCCAATTGGCCATCCGTAGTATGGAACCTTCGGCTAATGACGTTGTCATCGTTTCGGGTACGACTACACCAATCATTAAGATTGTTGATAGCTATGAAAAAGATGCCGAGCAGCGGACATGGACCAGCAGGCATATCGATGCGGATAATTTTATCCTAGAGGCCAATGCCGGCGTGACAGGACTTAATTATCAACGTCTGAAGGAGATTTTCTATCCAAATGAGGGCTATGATGTCATTGAAAAAGAATTAGAAGATGCAACCTATTCGCAGTGTGTGGCTTCGTTAGGTTCTTTGATTGCAGATGAAGAAGAACCCTTGACCAAGGGAGGTTTTATCTTCAATGCACCGGTATCCCATCAGTTAACTCGCGGGAGCTTTGTTTTTGCGATTTTATGGGATATTGCCTGCAGTATCTATGAGAACTATAAGTTCCTGAGTGTGGTCTCTCCACACCAAGAGTCCTACATCTGGGCTTGTGGCGGCGGGGTGGAGAGCCGCAAACTGCGTCAGTTTATTGCCAACCTGTTTGGAAAGAGCATCAAGATCAGGGATACCTTCCGCCAAGCTTCCGTGCTGGGTGGTGTTTTCCTCTGCAATGATGCTTTAGGTGTCAAGAACGTGAGTCCGGAGTTATTGGAAGAGATACACCCGAAAGACCATGAGGAGTTTGAAAAACTATATCAAGAGTGGAAAAACGCTCGTAAAACCTTTAAAGAAGTAGTTTCCTAG
- a CDS encoding endonuclease/exonuclease/phosphatase family protein produces MKRSEMSNRREFFKKVGLLSAMPLLAKLDLQAAVAPVLGGQIKVLTCNIRVDLEEDAAKGLGWKDRRGACLAIIKKEKADLIGFQEVLKGQFLDLKENLKDYFAFGFDGPEMDQFKEGYHGIAKNPILFSKKRFELLTANTYWLSETPLKAGSLSWGSARARNAVFVRLLDKITNKEIRLTNLHLDHVSNEAKEGQIKVVLDEAAQYQTDFPQILTGDFNVGMDSKVYQDVIDAGWKDSYVQVRGNVVPEGTTHGFKGNDPNRKKSKKIDFIFLNGPLKAVDTNIIKDSYKGVLPSDHYFVSAVLAYQ; encoded by the coding sequence ATGAAACGTTCCGAAATGTCCAATCGCAGGGAATTCTTTAAGAAAGTAGGTTTGTTGTCAGCAATGCCATTATTGGCGAAGCTGGATTTACAGGCTGCTGTTGCTCCTGTACTGGGTGGTCAGATTAAGGTGCTGACTTGCAATATCCGGGTTGATCTAGAGGAAGATGCCGCAAAGGGCTTAGGCTGGAAAGATCGCCGAGGTGCCTGTTTGGCAATCATTAAAAAGGAGAAAGCAGATTTAATAGGTTTTCAAGAGGTTTTGAAAGGTCAGTTTTTGGATCTCAAGGAAAACCTGAAAGATTACTTTGCTTTTGGATTTGATGGCCCTGAAATGGATCAGTTTAAGGAAGGTTATCATGGCATTGCCAAGAACCCTATATTGTTTTCCAAAAAGAGATTTGAGTTGTTGACAGCCAATACCTATTGGCTGTCGGAAACCCCCTTAAAGGCAGGAAGCCTTTCCTGGGGTTCAGCAAGAGCGAGGAACGCAGTGTTTGTAAGGTTGCTGGATAAAATAACTAATAAGGAAATCCGTTTAACAAACCTGCACTTGGACCATGTCAGTAATGAAGCCAAGGAAGGACAGATCAAGGTGGTGCTAGATGAGGCTGCGCAATATCAAACTGACTTTCCGCAGATCTTGACCGGGGACTTTAATGTGGGGATGGATTCTAAGGTTTATCAGGATGTTATTGATGCGGGATGGAAAGATTCTTATGTGCAGGTCCGAGGAAATGTAGTTCCTGAGGGTACTACCCATGGATTTAAGGGAAATGACCCGAACAGGAAGAAATCCAAGAAAATTGACTTTATCTTCCTGAACGGACCTTTGAAGGCCGTTGACACAAACATCATCAAGGATAGCTATAAAGGCGTTCTGCCAAGCGATCATTATTTTGTGAGTGCCGTATTGGCGTATCAATAA
- a CDS encoding MFS transporter: MAQQSTMDRLGIPSHLKWGYLGILIFMMGDGVEQGWLSPYLVSHGMSMEQSAALFTVYGITIAISSWFSGVLAESYGPRKSMFMGLLLYLIGTVGFVSMGMAKLDYNAMLLFYAIRGFGYPLFAYSFMVWINYRSPKHMLGRAVGWFWFVFTGGLNVLGAYYSSWALDKMGYENTLWSSILWVLIGAFFALVLNRDKFETKASKGSKAQELMNGLTIVKKEPKVLIGGIVRVINTTAQFAFPVFLPMYMAEHGFNTKEWLQIWGTIFTSNIAFNLIFGFVGDRLGWQRTIMWFGGVGCAITTVLFYYSPVWFGGAYWAVMAAGIAWGGLLAGYVPLSALVPSLVKEDKGAAMAILNLGAGLPVFVGPAIVGLLIGTIGSEGVIWVLAVLYLISAVLTKFITIPEGELRESEKELNTV; the protein is encoded by the coding sequence ATGGCACAGCAAAGCACAATGGATAGGCTAGGTATACCTAGTCATTTAAAATGGGGCTACCTTGGTATTCTTATCTTCATGATGGGTGATGGGGTAGAGCAGGGATGGCTCAGTCCTTACCTTGTCAGTCATGGCATGAGTATGGAGCAATCGGCAGCTCTTTTCACCGTATATGGAATTACCATTGCAATTTCTTCCTGGTTTTCTGGCGTATTGGCAGAGAGTTATGGACCGCGTAAATCCATGTTCATGGGTTTGCTGTTGTATCTGATCGGGACCGTAGGTTTTGTGTCCATGGGAATGGCCAAATTGGATTACAATGCCATGCTGTTATTCTATGCCATCCGAGGCTTTGGCTATCCTTTGTTTGCCTATTCCTTTATGGTCTGGATCAACTACCGTAGTCCAAAACATATGTTGGGCAGAGCAGTAGGTTGGTTTTGGTTTGTGTTCACTGGGGGGCTGAATGTGTTGGGAGCCTACTATTCGAGTTGGGCATTGGATAAAATGGGTTATGAAAACACACTTTGGTCTTCTATACTGTGGGTCTTGATAGGTGCATTTTTTGCACTGGTCCTGAACAGGGATAAGTTTGAAACAAAAGCATCCAAAGGTTCAAAAGCTCAGGAGTTGATGAATGGACTGACCATTGTCAAAAAGGAGCCCAAGGTATTGATCGGAGGAATTGTGAGGGTAATCAATACGACTGCCCAGTTTGCATTTCCGGTGTTCTTGCCGATGTATATGGCAGAACATGGATTCAATACCAAAGAATGGTTACAGATCTGGGGAACCATTTTCACGAGTAACATTGCATTTAACTTAATATTTGGATTTGTAGGCGATCGCTTAGGCTGGCAACGCACCATTATGTGGTTTGGTGGAGTTGGCTGTGCGATTACCACGGTCCTTTTCTATTATTCGCCGGTATGGTTCGGAGGAGCCTATTGGGCGGTAATGGCGGCAGGTATAGCTTGGGGAGGGCTTTTGGCCGGCTATGTTCCTTTATCCGCATTAGTGCCTTCATTGGTGAAGGAGGATAAAGGAGCAGCGATGGCCATCCTGAACCTTGGAGCTGGACTGCCAGTTTTTGTGGGGCCAGCGATCGTAGGATTGTTGATCGGCACCATTGGAAGTGAGGGGGTGATTTGGGTACTGGCTGTATTATATCTGATCAGCGCAGTATTGACAAAATTTATCACGATTCCAGAAGGAGAGCTGAGGGAATCGGAGAAAGAATTGAATACCGTATAA